The Pseudomonas saponiphila DNA window AACAGCCGCTGCCCCAGCGTGCCGCCGAAACGACCTTACCCGGCGACCACGAGAACGTCCGTGGCGCCGACTACTACCAACCCCCGCAACAGGAGCTGTTCGATGATGCCGCAACACACCCTGAATCAACTGCACCAGCTACGCCTGGACGGCATGGCCCGCGCCCTGGAAGAGCAATGGACGCTGCCGGCCAGCCACAGCCTGAGCTTCGATGAACGCCTCGGCCTACTGCTCGACCGCGAACTGGCCTGGCGTGACAACCAGCGCCTGGTACGGCTGCGCAAGAAGGCCAAGCTCAAGTACGCCAACGCCTGCCTGGAAGATCTCGACCGCCGCACCGGACGCGCCCTGGACGAGCGTCTGATCGCCACCCTGGCCAGTGGCGACTGGATCCGCCAGCAGCACAACCTGCTGCTGACCGGCCCGACCGGTGCCGGCAAAACCTGGCTGGCCTGCGCCCTGGGCAACCAGGCCTGCCGCCAGGGCTATAGCACCCTGTACCTGCGCACCCCGCGCCTGCTGGAACAACTGCGCATCGCTCATGGCGACGGCAGCTTCGGCCGTACCCTGCAACAGCTGGCAAAGGTCGACGTCCTGGTGCTGGACGACTGGGCGCTAGCCCCGCTGGAGGAAGGAGCCCGGCATGACCTGCTGGAGGTGATCGACGACCGCGCTGGCAGCCGCTCCACCATCCTGACGAGCCAACTGCCCATCGAGCACTGGCACGGCTGGATCAACGACCCGACCCTGGCCGATGCCATCCTCGACCGCCTGGTGCACAACGCCTACCGACTGACGATGAAAGGCGAGTCGCTGCGCCGAAAAAAAGCCGAGGAACAAGCCGCATCGTGACCGATGCGATTACAATCCAGAACCCGCGCAACCGGGGTGGAAGCACCGGTCACGTATTAGCGAAACGCTCGGTCACGTTCACCGAAATCCGCAGGCAGCGTGGTCGGCGCGGCGCGGCGCATGAACCTCAGCCCGGCGGCCATGAGCCGGACCCTGACGCGAATTCGCGACGCCCTGGGCGACCCGGTGCTGGTGCGCGCCGGGCGTGGCCTGGTGCCCACCCCCAAGGCGCTGGAGCTGCGCAGCCAGGTGCGTGATCTGGTGGAGCAGGCGGCGCTGGTGTTTCGCTCGGCGGATCAGGTCGACCTGCTGGCGTTGCGCCGGCGCTTCAACGTGCGCGCCAACGACTTTTTCATCGGTGTCTACGGCGGACGCCTGATCGACACGCTGGAGCGGCAGGCGCCGTTGTGCGAACTGCGTTTCGTGCCCGAAGGCGACGGCGACGACGGGGCCCTGCGCGAAGGGCGGATCGATCTGCGCATCAGCAACACCCGGCCGCTGACCCCGGAAGTGAAGGTGCAGAACCTGTTCACCACCGCCTTTGTCGGCCTGGTGAGGGAAGGCCATCCGCTGCTCGATGACGAGATCACCGCCGAGCGCTTTGCCGCGTTCCCCCATATCAGCATGTCGCGCCGCGGCATTGCCCGCGGACCGATCGACGTGGCCCTGGCGGAGCAGGGCCTGGAGCGGCGGGTATCGCTGATTGCCCCGAGCTTTCATGCGGCCATGTTCATGCTGCCGGATTCGGACCTGATCCTGCCGGTGCCCCAGGAAACCCTGCTCAGCGTTTCGCGCCTGGGCTTGCGCCTGCGTTCGTTCGTGCTGCCGATTTCTCTGCCGACCCTGGTCCTGACCCAGGCCTGGCACCCGCGCTACGACAAGGATCCGGCGCACAAATGGTTCCGTGAAACCCTGCGCAGTTCCTGCCAGGCCACCTGGCGTGAAGCCCAGCCTGCCGCCTCGTAGGAGCCGGCTTGTAGTGGTCCAGCTTTTTTGGACCACTCTGTAGGAGCATTAGGCCGCCAGCCTTTCAAAAGCAGCGGGTGGCAGATCGTTCGAGGCGCTGTGGCAACGCCGATGGTTGTAATGGGCAATGAAATGCATCACATCCTTCTGCGCCTCAAAATGATTCTGGTAGCCATTTTCAGGCGACCAATCGTGTTTCAGTGTCCGGAAATAACGCTCCACCACCGCGTTGTCCCAGCAGTTTGCGCGTCGACTCATGCTCTGCACGATCTGCTTTTCAGCCAGGTATTCGACAAAGCGATCCGCGGTGTATTGGCAGCCCTGGTCCGAGTGGAATACCAGCGCTGAACCAGGCCGACGTATGCCAACAGCCAGCCGTAACGCCTTGAGCGACAGCTCGGCATCGGCGGTCCTGGAAAAGGCCCAGCCGATGATCCGACGTGAAAACAAATCCATCACGATTGCCAGGTACAGCCAGCTTCCACCGACGCGAATGTAAGTGATGTCTCCGGCCCAAAACGTATTGGGTGATGCAGGATTAAAGCGACGATCGAGGAGATTGGCTGCGGTATTGCTGGGCTTTCCGGTCCGACGATAGTGAGCGTAACGGGCTCGTCGCCTGACCAGCCCAAGGTTTTTCATCAGACGGCCCATACGATGGCGCCCAACCGCTACG harbors:
- the istB gene encoding IS21-like element IS1474 family helper ATPase IstB translates to MMPQHTLNQLHQLRLDGMARALEEQWTLPASHSLSFDERLGLLLDRELAWRDNQRLVRLRKKAKLKYANACLEDLDRRTGRALDERLIATLASGDWIRQQHNLLLTGPTGAGKTWLACALGNQACRQGYSTLYLRTPRLLEQLRIAHGDGSFGRTLQQLAKVDVLVLDDWALAPLEEGARHDLLEVIDDRAGSRSTILTSQLPIEHWHGWINDPTLADAILDRLVHNAYRLTMKGESLRRKKAEEQAAS
- a CDS encoding LysR family transcriptional regulator, whose translation is MVGAARRMNLSPAAMSRTLTRIRDALGDPVLVRAGRGLVPTPKALELRSQVRDLVEQAALVFRSADQVDLLALRRRFNVRANDFFIGVYGGRLIDTLERQAPLCELRFVPEGDGDDGALREGRIDLRISNTRPLTPEVKVQNLFTTAFVGLVREGHPLLDDEITAERFAAFPHISMSRRGIARGPIDVALAEQGLERRVSLIAPSFHAAMFMLPDSDLILPVPQETLLSVSRLGLRLRSFVLPISLPTLVLTQAWHPRYDKDPAHKWFRETLRSSCQATWREAQPAAS
- a CDS encoding IS3 family transposase is translated as MIEGLKGQLSIRHCCRLLGVPRSSYYAKPVARSEPGVERQLEKTIRQLHREHRGALGARGFARELKKQGVAVGRHRMGRLMKNLGLVRRRARYAHYRRTGKPSNTAANLLDRRFNPASPNTFWAGDITYIRVGGSWLYLAIVMDLFSRRIIGWAFSRTADAELSLKALRLAVGIRRPGSALVFHSDQGCQYTADRFVEYLAEKQIVQSMSRRANCWDNAVVERYFRTLKHDWSPENGYQNHFEAQKDVMHFIAHYNHRRCHSASNDLPPAAFERLAA